The proteins below are encoded in one region of Veillonellales bacterium:
- a CDS encoding acetyltransferase: protein MAGLLIIGAGGHGKVVADTALSMDKWDKIAFLDDRYPEITSVLNFPILGKVDEYLPFHSSYQDVVVAVGDNKLRVELIRRFIDCRFRLPLIIHPQAFVSRFSDIGHGSVVFAQAAINAGTVVGIGSIINTGATVDHECLLGCGVHVSPGVHIAGQVKIGDYTWLGIGSTIIQQRSLGRNVIVGAGAVIIQDVPNDVTTVGVPGRVLHKQYLNYV, encoded by the coding sequence ATGGCAGGATTATTAATTATCGGAGCGGGCGGCCACGGTAAAGTGGTTGCGGATACTGCGCTGAGCATGGACAAATGGGATAAAATTGCTTTTTTGGATGATCGTTATCCAGAAATAACCTCTGTGCTCAATTTTCCCATTCTGGGAAAAGTTGATGAATATCTGCCGTTCCATAGCAGTTATCAAGATGTGGTCGTTGCTGTCGGTGATAATAAGCTGCGGGTGGAACTCATTCGCCGATTCATTGATTGCAGGTTTAGACTGCCGCTTATTATTCATCCCCAAGCTTTTGTAAGCAGATTTTCTGACATAGGCCACGGGTCAGTAGTATTTGCCCAGGCTGCGATAAACGCAGGAACAGTAGTGGGCATTGGAAGCATAATTAATACGGGAGCAACTGTTGATCATGAGTGCCTGCTAGGGTGTGGTGTCCATGTTTCTCCCGGTGTGCATATAGCGGGTCAGGTAAAGATCGGGGACTATACGTGGCTGGGTATTGGTTCGACAATTATTCAGCAACGATCCCTTGGCCGCAATGTGATAGTAGGCGCCGGTGCAGTCATTATTCAAGATGTTCCGAATGATGTTACTACTGTAGGAGTGCCGGGAAGAGTCTTACATAAACAATATTTAAACTATGTATAG
- a CDS encoding acyl carrier protein, with amino-acid sequence MEQQEFIQKIREVLFETKRNIDAATVLDDLEGWDSLGRLSLAVLIQESFGVMADTNTLRQCRTVGDIINLVQSNSFQQS; translated from the coding sequence GTGGAACAACAGGAATTCATCCAAAAGATCAGGGAAGTGCTGTTTGAAACAAAGCGGAATATTGATGCGGCAACAGTGCTTGATGATTTGGAAGGCTGGGATTCACTTGGAAGGCTGAGTCTTGCGGTGCTGATTCAGGAATCCTTTGGCGTGATGGCAGATACGAATACACTGCGGCAGTGTAGGACTGTAGGTGATATTATCAATCTGGTTCAGAGTAATTCGTTTCAGCAAAGCTGA